The nucleotide sequence TCGGTTCGACGGTGGCGCGCGACCACAATCCGAGCATCACGCCGTCACGCAATGGCAGCATGGCGAACGTCGGCGACTGCTCGATGATGGGGATGCCCAACAACTCATTGTAGAACTTGGCGCTTGCGGCCGGGCTTTCGACATGGAGCAGCAGGAAGCTGAAGTCTGGCATGTGAGGTCTCCTTGTTCAGCGCTCGCTGAAGCGAGCACGATGCAGAAACCCATAGCTCGGCATGCTGTCAGTTTATGTCAGCAGTGTCGATCTCGATCACTGTTCCGCTACACCCTCCAAGGCGCGCCATTCCTTCAGCAGCGCGGCGCGCCGTCGCGGATAGGGTTTGGCCGTCGATTTCAGCGTCGCGATGCGGTCCGTCCGGAAGTGCCGATAGCCGTCACGAAGTTCGCACCAGGCGACGACGACGCGCACGCGATCGAAAAAGGCGAGAGCGAACGGCCAGATCGTGCGCCTCGATGGACGTCCCTTGCCGTCGGCATAAGCGATCTGCAGCTTGCACTCCGCACGGATCGCGTCGCGGATCGACGCGAGTTCGGTGTCACCAGCCGCGATCGATTCCCCCGGGCCGATCAGCAAGCTCGACGCATCGAGCCTGTCGCGCAAATCGTCCGGAAGCACCGCTCCGATCTTGGCAAGTGCGTTGCGGGCGGCCGCGCCGAGCGGCTGATCCGCGCGTTCCGCCACCCATCGTGAGCCGAGCACCAACGCCTCGATCTCCTCCTCGCTGAACATCAGCGGCGGCAGCATGAAGCCGGGCCGCAGCACGTAGCCGACACCGGCCTCGCCGTCGATATGTGCGCCTTGCGCCTTCAAGGTCTCGATGTCGCGGTAGAGCGTGCGGAGCGACACGCCGACCTCGTCGGCGAGCACGGCGCCCGCGACCGGCCGCCGATGCCGGCGCAGCACCTGAATCAGATCGAGCAGT is from Bradyrhizobium xenonodulans and encodes:
- a CDS encoding helix-turn-helix transcriptional regulator; this encodes MSRSQRLLDLIQVLRRHRRPVAGAVLADEVGVSLRTLYRDIETLKAQGAHIDGEAGVGYVLRPGFMLPPLMFSEEEIEALVLGSRWVAERADQPLGAAARNALAKIGAVLPDDLRDRLDASSLLIGPGESIAAGDTELASIRDAIRAECKLQIAYADGKGRPSRRTIWPFALAFFDRVRVVVAWCELRDGYRHFRTDRIATLKSTAKPYPRRRAALLKEWRALEGVAEQ